CAGCTGGCAGCTGGAGGGCGAAGACGAAGGCGAGACGGCTTCAGCGGCGAAAGAAAAGAAACGGTGTCGTATACCCTCTTAAAATACTAAACAGCACATAAGTACTCTGAAAGAGAAGGGCTGCGACATCCACagtaatttggtgaaaaaatGGTGAGATTTAGCAGAGCGCTATTGAAAGAAGCAGGGAATGGAATCAACAAAACTCTCTCAGAAATTCTGGTCTGCCCACTGTCCAAGCAACCCTTGAGGTCCTCCATAATTTATctcaatttttctttcttccttcaCCGCCCCCCCAACCCCTTTTCTTATAATTTTGTAAAGTGAGCTTTTGGCCTTGTTGGAAAGGTATTGCGAGAAGACGAAGACTCTCATCAGTGATGCTATCTGTGTCTCTTATCCTGTAAGCCCTAAATCTCTTCTGGGTCTGTTAAGAACAACATGATCTTCTCTCtatctgatttatttatttatttttaaccttTTCTGCTTGCAATTAATTTTTTGGTCTTAGATAAAGGATGGAATCCCTTGCTTAGTTCCAATGGATGGTAAGATAATTGAAGCTGATAATGACACAAAACCTGATCGCGCTTCTGATTCATCTGCGAAGAATTAGGAGTAATGATGAGATAGTCAATAAGCTCAAACAGATGTATTGAAATGCTATTTGGCATTGGTAGAAGATAACTATGTGAATGCGGTGAACTTGTTCTTTCCACCATACAAATTCTTTTCTTATATTTGTGAGGTGTCTACGTCAACAAATGCAACATCAAAGTCATTATATTTTGGTCTGCTTGATATTTATTTCCACTGTAGAGAATAGTGTTTGAAGTATCTAGTTTAATGACTCCCAACATGGAAAAGTTCCTATGCCGTACGGCTTACTCGTGATTATTGTTAGATTTTCAACAATAAGAATCATAGTCATGTTTAGatgcatttttcttttctttttaagcaAGGAAGGAAAGCGGGGTGGGGTTAGGTGGCCTAAATGGGAGAAATGTTGAGTGTTTATTGTAACTTGTAAGCAAATGCCATGTTATAAGAGGAGAAGAAAACAGATCCACACCACATACCCAACCCAAATTGGAATTAAGGTGAGTTGAATTGGGTTGCATTCAATTTTGTGTTACATTATAAGTAGTATTATCAGCAGACAAATGAAAACTTCTATGACCATATGCATTAGCAAATACTACCAGGAAAATAAACATAAACTGCATCGGGCTTCTAAAATGCCCTGAATCATTTTCTGCAGATGCTTGAGGTTTGATCATGTATCAAGCCCCAGTAAACTTCTTTCATATTTAACTGtttataattttgttttaaGGTTGGTTCAAATAGGTTCATGTTGCAAATCAGATCTGTTTTTGGATGTACTGTGCCCAATACGTGTTCTCCATTATTTAATCAAGTTATTTTGATGTTTATACTTTATATAACCATCTAATTACGTGATATATTAAGACTTGCATATTAAATATATAGGTATCTATTTGTTGAGTGCAAATCCCGCTGAATGGGGTGGGGTGGGGTGGGGGGGTGGGGGGTGAGGAAAGAGAAGAATGGGGTGG
The Manihot esculenta cultivar AM560-2 chromosome 1, M.esculenta_v8, whole genome shotgun sequence genome window above contains:
- the LOC110620532 gene encoding UPF0434 protein BRADO0313 — protein: MVRFSRALLKEAGNGINKTLSEILVCPLSKQPLRYCEKTKTLISDAICVSYPIKDGIPCLVPMDGKIIEADNDTKPDRASDSSAKN